A window of the Arachis duranensis cultivar V14167 chromosome 5, aradu.V14167.gnm2.J7QH, whole genome shotgun sequence genome harbors these coding sequences:
- the LOC107487017 gene encoding mitogen-activated protein kinase kinase 10, with product MTLVIRERRHQQALRLSLPQRNPPSLSSSSSSSSSSPLPHASVSLSGSSSSSSSVLVNLSDLEKLAVLGHGNDGIVYKVRHKKSNCFYALKVIRSNPIIGIDGSPNHVEAEILKKMDSPYVVKCHAVFDNGSCSDNGVSFVMEYMGGGSLYDILKHHRTLSEDVISDVAKRVLEGLNYLHAMHVVHRDIKPSNLLVNEKGEVKIADFGVSHVVVEEKESNGGGGDYDLHHYGNAGTCAYMSPERIDPESWRGGGGGDGFAGDVWSMGVVVLECFLGHFPLIGAEQRPDWATLMCAICFGEKVEMPETASPEFKSFVLRCLEKDWRKRATVKELLQHPFVNRGGCCNFSRKRLGDYVVLQG from the coding sequence ATGACATTGGTTATCAGAGAAAGGAGGCACCAACAAGCTCTAAGGCTCTCTTTGCCGCAAAGAAACCCTCCTTCGTtatcgtcgtcgtcgtcgtcatcGTCGTCGTCACCACTTCCACATGCATCAGTATCATTATCAGgatcttcttcatcttcctcctcgGTCCTAGTTAACCTCTCAGACCTCGAGAAGCTCGCGGTTCTTGGCCATGGAAACGATGGCATAGTGTACAAGGTTCGACACAAGAAGAGTAATTGCTTCTACGCATTGAAAGTGATACGCTCCAACCCTATAATCGGCATTGATGGAAGCCCTAACCACGTGGAGGCAGAGATTCTGAAGAAGATGGATTCGCCGTACGTAGTGAAGTGTCATGCGGTTTTCGACAACGGTTCTTGCAGTGATAATGGTGTAAGCTTTGTTATGGAGTACATGGGTGGAGGGTCGTTGTATGATATCTTGAAACATCATCGTACACTGTCGGAGGATGTGATCTCTGATGTTGCGAAGCGCGTGTTGGAAGGGCTTAACTATTTGCATGCCATGCACGTTGTGCACAGAGACATTAAGCCCTCGAACTTGCTCGTGAATGAGAAGGGTGAGGTGAAGATAGCGGATTTTGGGGTGAGCCACGTGGTGGTGGAAGAGAAAGAGAGTAATGGCGGTGGTGGTGATTATGATCTTCATCACTATGGCAATGCAGGCACGTGTGCATACATGAGTCCTGAAAGGATTGATCCTGAGAGTTGGAGAGGAGGTGGTGGTGGGGATGGTTTTGCCGGCGATGTTTGGTCGATGGGGGTGGTGGTTTTGGAGTGCTTTCTGGGGCATTTTCCGTTGATCGGGGCGGAGCAGAGACCGGACTGGGCAACACTGATGTGTGCCATTTGCTTTGGGGAAAAGGTGGAGATGCCGGAGACGGCGTCGCCGGAGTTCAAGAGCTTTGTACTGAGGTGTCTTGAGAAGGATTGGAGGAAGAGGGCAACAGTGAAGGAGCTTCTCCAACACCCTTTTGTTAATAGAGGAGGGTGTTGCAATTTCAGTAGAAAAAGGCTTGGTGATTATGTTGTTCTTCAGGGGTGA